In Juglans microcarpa x Juglans regia isolate MS1-56 chromosome 4S, Jm3101_v1.0, whole genome shotgun sequence, a single window of DNA contains:
- the LOC121262321 gene encoding dehydrin Rab15-like: protein MAHFQNKYGAAHSTDAYGNVIPTDEYGNQGGQQQRHDLSSEYDGQGGRRNKGLKEKVMENIPGVGNKDHRNDTSSANPIRHSGTTHQGGLQQRHDLSTEYDGQGGRRNKGLKEKITENIPGVGNKDHRNDTSSTTHTTTHTTTAGGYGTGEQAQHHQQAEKKGVMQKIKEKLPGQRTTTHDQHNQHY from the exons ATGGCACATTTCCAAAACAAATACGGAGCAGCCCATAGCACAGATGCATACGGCAACGTGATTCCTACGGACGAATATGGCAACCAAGGTGGGCAGCAGCAGCGTCATGACCTTTCC TCTGAGTACGATGGGCAAGGCGGGAGAAGGAACAAGGGGCTGAAGGAGAAGGTAATGGAGAACATACCTGGAGTTGGAAACAAGGACCATCGAAATGATACATCATCTGCCAATCCAATCCGACACAGTGGCACTACTCACCAAGGTGGGCTGCAGCAGCGTCATGACCTTTCC ACCGAGTACGATGGGCAAGGCGGGAGAAGGAACAAGGGGCTGAAGGAGAAGATAACGGAGAACATACCTGGAGTTGGAAACAAGGACCATCGAAATGATACATCATCTACGACTCATACTACGACGCATACTACGACGGCCGGCGGTTACGGTACTGGGGAACAGGCGCAGCATCATCAGCAAGCAGAGAAGAAGGGTGTGATGCAAAAGATCAAAGAGAAGCTTCCTGGGCAACGTACTACTACTCATGATCAGCATAACCAGCACTACTAG